The genomic stretch TCGCAGACCTGGAAGCCGTGCTCTTTTTCACGAACTCATGGTCCGCCGGGTCGCATGCTCTCCGCTTGAACGGCGGGTCCTCTCCGAGGGGCATAATCGACGGTTCGCGACACACCGGCATAGGCACTGGGGAGTGAGTCGCCCCGAGTAGCCGCCATGCTCGCCGGTCTATTGAGGGGCTCTCTAGTTGGAGGCGTCCAACACCGAGGCTCGGCGACCGGTCAGCGGGAAATTACACCACTCCTCGAGGATGCTAGACGAAAGCACGTCGCCACCGAAGTATCAGCCGCCAACGGTACAGATACTACTCTGTAGAGGTACTGGACCTTTTGATAGTTCATGGAACGCAATCATGTCATATAGTATAGCGAGTTTCCGTGCTTGCCCGAAAACCGGAAACTCAACAAGCTATAATACCCTCGCTCGAGATCAGACTTATATACCACACCTATGAGCGAAACTGGCTCACGAAACTCGGCAACTCAGAAACAAGCCAAAACCTGGCTCACCCCAGAACAGATCGAACACATCCGCGACGCCTGTCTCTCCGACTCGTTCGCGACCTACCTCCAAGATCGCAATGAAACGCTCATCGTTCTCCTTGCAGATACTGGGCTTCGCGTTAGTGAATTGGTCGCGCTCAACTGGGAGTATCTCGACCTCGATGCTGAACCCGGCGAGCTCTATCTACCGAGTGAGATTCAGAAGGGCAATCCAGGAGCCTCCTACCTTGATCTCGCCGACGAGAGCCGTCGGCAGCTCCGTCGGTATCAGAACCGCGTCTGGAAAGGGAGCAAGGCGCTGTTCCCCTCGCGCCAATCTGACCGCATGACCGACCGCTCTGTCCGCAATGTCGTCACACGTGCTGCTGAGGAAGCAGGCGTCCGCCCCTATCGGATCGAAGGGGGACGTGGTGAGTCACACGAAGTGTCGCCGCATACGTTCCGCCACTCGATCGCGTTTCGAATGATCCGACGGGAGAACAAGCGCCTAGAGGATGTGATGCTCCGCCTTCGTCATGCAAATTTGCAGACTACAGACGAGGTATATGGGCACTTCCGCAGACGATAACTCTGAACCCGACCCCTGCTCATTTGCACAGACTGCCAAGAGTCTCAAGTACGATAACTCTCTAAATATCAAATAACCGATAAGTTTATCAGTCTCTAGTTCCTAGATTTAGGTGGAAGATGTCGGAAGCAAGCTACGCTGGAAGCAACGAGATGCACACTGAGGACGAGCTACTGGCGGATGTCCTTGAGAGGAGTGCAGAACATCCAAACTGGCAACCTCGCGAGAAAGAAAGTAGCATTCACTTCGACGCAAAAAGTGATAGCTACACGATCACCTCCTTCAACCGAGGGATTTACCGCAACCTCCTCAAGCGTGATGACTTCGAGCTCAAATGGCTTGTTGGGCTGGCTGAAGACGGGACAGAAGAACGCCTCGAAACGCTCAAGCAAGCAGCTGAACGACCTGCCCTCCAGATTGTGGGTGCCGTCGGGACGCTTCCCCTTAGTACGTTGAAAATGGGTGCCGGAAGACAGTCCGACCATCTCTCACGCGTAGTCGGCACATACTGAGACAACGGACAGAGGGTTCACACTGGTGATGTGATCAACGCTATTGGGAATACTGAGCCTTCCCAGGCAACTATCATCACAAGTAACTCCAGGTGGTTAGGACCGTTCCTGATCAACTCATTTGACCTCAGAATCGATTTACACTAAATATGAGGTTAGCTCGTAGATCACTCAGGCAAGTACTCGAGGGACCGACCGACCAATGACTTGTTGAAGACGAACTGACGCTACTGAGAGTACAAGCAAAGGGTCCACACTGATGATGTGATCAACGCTACTGGGAACTGTGAGTCTAACCCAGGCCCTCTATCACAACTGACTCCAAGAGCTAGAGTGGCTTGTCAGTCAACAACGTGGAGCTATTGCGTCCTACGGACCCGCGAGAAGGATGGGCATTCCGACTCCCGTGTTTCATCGGAACGTCCCCGATCAGCTACTACGATGTCAATGAATGGATGATTCACGAAGGTAGCGCTCCCGGAGGGGTTAAGATCTTCACCCATCTCCCCCTCAATCTTCAGTGGGGGGTTAAGATGGAAAACCGCATGAGTACGGCGACTTCGAAAGACGATCTTAAGGATCTTAACCCCTTGAGGGGGGTGTGTCTGTGTGGGGAGCCCGCGCTGGCGCTGGTGCGCCCGCACGCGCGCACCAGCCAGCGCCCGCGTGTATAACACACACCCCCCTGGCACCCTTAATATCCTTAAGATCGTATTCTTATCCCTACGCCCTACTGTGATTTTGCGTCTTAATCCCCCGGTTAAGATCGAGGGAGGAGGGATGAATATCTTAAAGTGAACTATGCTCATATATTACTTATTTGTCATTAAACTGTGTTGGCCGCCATGTTTGAATTGAGAATCCTCCTGTCGCCATCACTGGCCATCAAAGACCGCCTGATGCTCCATAATCACAAAATCGTCCACAGCGTCCTCGCATGTCCTATTGTGCAAAAGGTTCCATGGGGGTTGTTTGTTTTCTCGGATTTTATTCTTCACACTCTGAGAGCAGGTGATGATTCATATCAAGCGTGTATACCTTAGAGATCTTCGTAACGAGATGTAGCAAGAGCCGGGCTGCCGAAATGTGCGGTCAAGTCGAGACAAGTGCACGCGCTGAGCTACGGTTGATAGGACACGTGATGTAAGGACGC from Halalkalicoccus tibetensis encodes the following:
- a CDS encoding tyrosine-type recombinase/integrase — translated: MSETGSRNSATQKQAKTWLTPEQIEHIRDACLSDSFATYLQDRNETLIVLLADTGLRVSELVALNWEYLDLDAEPGELYLPSEIQKGNPGASYLDLADESRRQLRRYQNRVWKGSKALFPSRQSDRMTDRSVRNVVTRAAEEAGVRPYRIEGGRGESHEVSPHTFRHSIAFRMIRRENKRLEDVMLRLRHANLQTTDEVYGHFRRR